One part of the Algibacter sp. L1A34 genome encodes these proteins:
- a CDS encoding acetyl-CoA carboxylase carboxyltransferase subunit alpha: MEYLEFELPIKELEDQLQKCRIIGEESEVDVTETCTQIEKKLKEAQKDIYKNLTAWQRVQMSRHPERPYTLDYIRAICGNSFLELHGDRSFKDDKAMIGGLGKIGDQSFMFIGQQKGYNTKTRQYRNFGMANPEGYRKALRLMKSAEKFGIPVVTLLDTPGAYPGLEAEERGQGEAIARNILEMTRLKVPIITIVVGEGASGGALGIGVGDVVMMLENTWYSVISPESCSSILWRSWEYKEQAAEALKLTPPDMKKLKLVDEIIKEPLGGAHRDRTKTFTSVSNAITKHYEVLKKLSQKDLVAQRMDKYLQMGVYKD, translated from the coding sequence ATGGAATATTTAGAATTTGAACTCCCAATAAAAGAGCTTGAAGATCAATTACAGAAATGTAGAATTATTGGTGAAGAAAGCGAAGTAGATGTAACAGAAACATGTACGCAGATAGAAAAAAAGCTTAAAGAAGCTCAAAAAGATATTTATAAGAACCTAACGGCTTGGCAACGTGTACAAATGTCTCGTCACCCAGAACGCCCATATACTTTAGATTATATTAGAGCTATTTGTGGTAATTCTTTTTTAGAATTACATGGAGATAGAAGCTTTAAAGATGATAAAGCAATGATTGGCGGCTTAGGGAAAATTGGTGATCAGAGTTTTATGTTTATCGGTCAGCAAAAAGGTTACAATACTAAAACGAGACAATATAGAAACTTTGGAATGGCAAATCCGGAAGGATATCGTAAAGCTTTACGCTTAATGAAATCTGCCGAAAAATTTGGAATTCCTGTAGTAACACTTTTAGATACACCTGGTGCATATCCTGGTTTAGAGGCTGAAGAACGTGGACAAGGTGAAGCTATCGCTAGAAATATTTTAGAGATGACGCGCCTTAAAGTGCCAATTATAACTATAGTTGTTGGTGAAGGTGCCTCTGGAGGAGCCTTAGGCATAGGCGTTGGAGATGTAGTTATGATGTTAGAAAACACTTGGTATTCTGTGATTTCTCCAGAATCGTGTTCGTCTATTTTATGGCGTAGTTGGGAATATAAGGAACAAGCTGCAGAAGCTTTAAAACTTACACCTCCCGACATGAAAAAGCTTAAATTGGTTGACGAGATTATAAAAGAACCTCTTGGTGGTGCACATCGTGATCGTACAAAAACATTTACATCCGTTAGTAATGCCATTACAAAACATTATGAGGTGCTAAAAAAGTTATCACAGAAAGATTTAGTTGCTCAACGAATGGATAAATATTTGCAAATGGGAGTTTATAAAGACTAA
- the dnaB gene encoding replicative DNA helicase: MKQPNPVQGYKVDKSTIISLEKGKIPPQAIDLEEVVLGAMMIDKKGVDEVIDILAPDAFYKEAHQHIFEAIFTLFENSEPVDLLTVSTQLKKNSKLEQAGGDFYLISLTQKVSSSAHIEFHARIILQKFIQRSLIKISNEIIEDAYDETKDVFDLLDTAESKLYEVTQGNIKKSSETAQDLVIQAKKKIEEISNKEGLSGIPTGFTKLDKLTSGWQPSDLIIVAARPGMGKTALTLSMARNIAVDQNVPVAFFSLEMASVQLIMRLISSETGLSSEKLRTGKLEKHEWEQLNVKVKGLEKAPLFIDDTPSLSIFDLRAKARRLSSQHGIKLIMIDYLQLMTGGSNHGGNREQEISMISRNLKALAKELMVPVIALSQLSRAVETRGGSKRPLLSDLRESGAIEQDADIVSFIYRPEYYKIDEWDDDERSPTEGQAEFIIAKHRNGGLENIRLKFIGNLGKFDNLDDFDSPFEFHSKMNAAANDDTFQADNFKASPDQAFGSSFNDDDNDVPF, translated from the coding sequence ATGAAACAACCAAACCCCGTTCAGGGATATAAAGTCGATAAAAGCACCATTATTAGCCTTGAAAAAGGAAAAATACCTCCGCAAGCTATTGATTTAGAGGAAGTTGTTTTAGGGGCCATGATGATTGATAAAAAAGGTGTTGATGAAGTAATCGATATTTTAGCACCTGATGCATTTTATAAAGAGGCCCACCAACATATATTTGAAGCTATTTTTACGTTGTTTGAAAACAGTGAGCCGGTCGATTTATTAACCGTTTCAACGCAGTTAAAGAAGAACTCGAAGTTAGAACAAGCAGGAGGTGATTTTTACCTCATTTCGTTAACTCAAAAAGTGTCATCTTCGGCGCATATCGAGTTTCACGCACGTATTATTTTACAGAAATTTATTCAGCGTAGTTTAATAAAAATCTCGAATGAAATTATTGAAGATGCTTACGATGAAACTAAAGATGTTTTCGATTTATTAGATACAGCAGAATCTAAATTATATGAAGTAACCCAAGGAAATATTAAAAAATCGAGTGAAACAGCTCAAGATTTAGTAATCCAGGCGAAAAAGAAAATTGAAGAAATCTCGAATAAAGAAGGTTTAAGTGGTATTCCAACAGGATTTACCAAACTTGATAAATTAACATCGGGATGGCAACCTTCAGATTTAATTATCGTAGCTGCACGTCCTGGTATGGGAAAAACGGCCTTGACGTTATCTATGGCACGAAATATTGCGGTAGATCAAAATGTACCGGTGGCTTTTTTCTCTTTAGAGATGGCTTCTGTACAGTTAATTATGCGTTTAATTTCTAGTGAAACCGGCTTATCTTCAGAGAAATTAAGGACAGGAAAACTTGAAAAACACGAATGGGAACAACTTAATGTAAAGGTTAAAGGTTTAGAAAAAGCACCGTTGTTTATTGATGACACACCGTCGCTTTCCATTTTTGATTTACGTGCAAAAGCGCGTCGTTTATCGTCGCAGCATGGTATAAAGCTTATCATGATTGATTATTTACAGTTAATGACGGGTGGATCTAACCATGGTGGAAACCGTGAACAAGAAATTTCAATGATTTCTCGAAACCTTAAAGCTTTAGCAAAAGAATTAATGGTGCCTGTAATTGCGCTTTCGCAATTATCACGTGCCGTGGAAACGCGTGGTGGAAGTAAGCGTCCGTTGCTATCCGATTTACGTGAATCTGGTGCGATTGAGCAGGATGCCGATATTGTAAGTTTTATTTACCGTCCAGAATATTATAAAATTGATGAATGGGATGATGATGAACGCTCTCCAACTGAAGGTCAAGCTGAATTCATTATAGCAAAACACCGTAATGGTGGTTTAGAAAATATTAGATTAAAGTTTATCGGAAACTTAGGTAAGTTCGATAATTTAGATGATTTTGATTCTCCATTTGAGTTTCATTCTAAAATGAATGCAGCCGCAAACGATGATACCTTCCAAGCCGATAATTTTAAGGCCAGTCCAGATCAAGCTTTTGGAAGTTCGTTTAATGATGATGATAACGATGTACCGTTTTAA
- a CDS encoding asparagine synthetase B — MGVDNQKNHLKAYGITYWVLNKELKVKWLLNYQGGSFLLPDTEDIQRECQIRGVSFNVISNDKAESILEDISSPSQNMEAVVLEKAPKIAVYTPEGKLPWDDAVTMVLNYAEIPYETVYDEEVLNDGLLLFDWLHLHHEDFTGQYGKFYGAYRAAPWYIEEKKLTEGRASKLGYNKVSEEKLAVALKIRDYVVGGGFMFAMCSATDSFDIALSAEGIDICEPMFDGDGSEAGYQNKIDFNKTFAFTNYQLERSPTTYEFSSIDMTPKRRITKTTDYFSLMEFSAKWDPIPTMLCQNHTALVKGFMGQTTSFTRDEIKSNVLVLGENKTNGEAKYIHGIKGKGFFTFYGGHDPEDYQHRVGDPKTELDLHPTSPGYRLILNNVLFPAARKKKQKT; from the coding sequence ATGGGGGTCGATAATCAAAAAAATCATTTAAAAGCTTACGGAATAACGTATTGGGTTCTAAATAAAGAACTTAAAGTAAAATGGCTTCTCAATTATCAAGGAGGTTCTTTTTTATTGCCAGATACGGAAGATATTCAAAGAGAATGTCAAATTCGAGGCGTTTCTTTCAATGTTATCTCTAACGATAAAGCGGAAAGTATTTTGGAAGATATAAGTAGTCCAAGCCAAAATATGGAAGCCGTAGTTTTAGAAAAAGCACCTAAGATTGCTGTATACACGCCAGAAGGAAAATTACCATGGGATGATGCTGTAACTATGGTTTTAAACTATGCTGAAATTCCATATGAAACCGTTTACGATGAAGAGGTTTTAAATGATGGGCTTTTATTATTCGATTGGTTGCACTTACATCATGAAGATTTCACGGGACAATATGGTAAGTTTTACGGAGCTTATCGTGCCGCACCTTGGTATATAGAAGAAAAGAAGCTAACTGAGGGTCGAGCTTCAAAATTAGGTTACAATAAAGTTTCCGAAGAGAAATTAGCTGTGGCATTAAAAATTAGAGATTATGTTGTTGGTGGTGGTTTTATGTTTGCCATGTGTAGTGCTACGGATAGTTTTGATATTGCCTTATCGGCTGAAGGAATAGATATCTGTGAGCCAATGTTTGATGGTGATGGGAGCGAAGCAGGCTATCAAAACAAAATAGACTTCAATAAAACGTTTGCATTTACTAATTATCAATTGGAAAGAAGTCCAACAACCTACGAGTTTTCTTCTATTGATATGACTCCAAAACGGAGGATTACAAAAACTACAGATTATTTTTCACTCATGGAGTTTTCGGCAAAATGGGATCCAATTCCAACCATGTTGTGCCAAAACCATACAGCTTTAGTTAAAGGTTTTATGGGGCAAACTACATCGTTCACTAGAGATGAAATAAAATCTAATGTTTTGGTCTTGGGTGAAAACAAAACCAATGGTGAAGCAAAATACATTCATGGCATTAAAGGAAAAGGATTTTTTACCTTTTATGGTGGTCATGACCCTGAAGATTATCAGCATCGAGTTGGCGATCCAAAAACCGAACTTGATTTACACCCAACATCTCCTGGTTATAGGTTAATTTTGAATAATGTCTTATTTCCTGCGGCTAGAAAGAAGAAGCAGAAAACCTGA
- a CDS encoding EF-hand domain-containing protein has product MASKKAILNKIQIVLTNHFKTPEDAFNFFDKSGDGKLSKSEIVVLLKEAEINGFIRGLVSSKLIDGYDKDGDGKIDWKEFKKAIAEIAKDVK; this is encoded by the coding sequence ATGGCATCAAAAAAAGCAATACTTAATAAAATACAAATAGTACTTACCAATCATTTTAAAACTCCCGAAGACGCTTTCAATTTTTTTGATAAAAGTGGGGATGGTAAATTATCGAAAAGTGAAATTGTAGTATTATTAAAAGAAGCCGAAATTAATGGATTTATCCGCGGATTAGTATCATCTAAACTTATAGACGGTTATGATAAGGATGGCGACGGAAAAATAGATTGGAAAGAGTTTAAAAAGGCTATAGCTGAAATTGCGAAAGATGTTAAGTAA
- a CDS encoding secondary thiamine-phosphate synthase enzyme YjbQ, with product MKIFQKEIKLKPYPRGFHLITDTILGTIPEISQINFGQLQVFIKHTSASLSINENADSTVRTDFESHFNKMVPENAPYYKHTYEGSDDMPAHIKASLLGASVQIPITNGKLNLGIWQGIYLCEHRDYGGSREIVISAFGL from the coding sequence ATGAAAATTTTTCAAAAAGAGATTAAATTAAAACCATATCCACGAGGTTTTCATTTAATAACGGATACCATTTTAGGAACGATTCCAGAAATTAGTCAAATTAATTTTGGACAGCTACAAGTTTTCATAAAGCATACATCTGCGAGTTTGTCTATTAACGAAAATGCAGATAGCACGGTAAGAACAGACTTTGAAAGTCATTTTAATAAAATGGTTCCTGAAAACGCACCGTATTATAAACATACTTATGAGGGAAGTGATGATATGCCTGCTCACATTAAGGCATCTTTATTAGGAGCTTCAGTACAAATACCCATCACTAATGGAAAATTGAATTTAGGTATTTGGCAAGGTATTTATTTATGCGAACACCGAGATTATGGTGGCTCTAGAGAAATAGTTATAAGTGCTTTCGGTTTGTAG
- a CDS encoding YHS domain-containing (seleno)protein: MKNIFILLFVVFGYSIYAQQTHFNTKKGFVIEGFDVVSYFESTPQKGSDKYVSSYKGAKFKFYSQKNLNTFNNNPEMYIPQYGGYCAYAVAVKGEKVSIDPETFEIRDGKLYLFYNSWGINTLNSWLDESPNSLKIKADNNWKHLD, encoded by the coding sequence ATGAAAAATATATTTATCTTATTATTCGTAGTTTTTGGATATTCAATTTATGCCCAACAAACTCATTTCAATACTAAAAAAGGTTTCGTAATTGAAGGATTTGATGTTGTTTCATATTTTGAGAGCACACCCCAAAAGGGAAGTGATAAATATGTGAGTTCTTATAAAGGAGCAAAGTTTAAGTTTTATTCACAGAAGAATTTAAACACTTTTAATAATAATCCAGAAATGTATATACCACAATATGGTGGATACTGCGCTTATGCAGTTGCTGTAAAAGGAGAAAAGGTTTCAATAGACCCAGAAACTTTTGAAATAAGGGATGGCAAATTATATCTTTTTTATAATTCTTGGGGTATTAATACACTTAATTCTTGGTTAGATGAGTCTCCAAATAGTTTAAAAATAAAAGCCGATAATAATTGGAAACATCTCGATTAA
- a CDS encoding LysE family transporter, protein MNLLIYFLIGFTAAVIGALPLGTTNVAVINTTIKENVQNALKIIYTAALAELILIVFAIIFNSQIEVFIKMNIWLQYTIVVILLVVGIVLLSGRTECVKDENDECIIIKKRRTPISKEMLGFFLGLVNPTVLFYWIFIMSYLNKNIIDLNIAVEYQLVLLFLIGAYFGKLIVLYGYGKFSDVLKVRVKNLTTRINRVIGVLLLCISIFQITKLIYL, encoded by the coding sequence ATGAATTTACTAATTTATTTTCTTATTGGTTTTACAGCTGCCGTAATTGGAGCGTTACCTTTGGGCACAACAAATGTTGCGGTAATAAATACAACTATTAAAGAAAACGTACAGAATGCACTAAAAATTATATATACAGCGGCATTAGCAGAACTAATTTTAATTGTTTTTGCTATTATATTTAATAGCCAAATAGAAGTATTTATTAAAATGAATATTTGGTTACAATATACAATTGTGGTCATTTTGTTAGTTGTAGGTATTGTTCTTTTATCAGGTAGAACAGAATGCGTTAAAGATGAAAATGACGAGTGTATAATTATTAAAAAAAGAAGAACGCCGATATCAAAAGAAATGCTTGGTTTCTTTTTAGGTTTAGTTAATCCAACAGTTCTATTTTACTGGATATTCATAATGTCGTATTTAAATAAAAATATAATCGATTTAAATATTGCAGTAGAGTATCAACTGGTGCTATTGTTTTTAATAGGGGCGTACTTCGGTAAACTTATTGTATTATATGGTTATGGTAAATTTAGTGATGTACTAAAGGTGAGAGTGAAGAATTTAACAACACGTATAAATAGAGTTATAGGAGTCTTATTACTTTGTATTTCTATTTTTCAAATAACTAAATTAATTTATCTATAA
- the rplT gene encoding 50S ribosomal protein L20, producing the protein MPRSVNSVAKRARRKKVLKQAKGYFGRRKNVWTVAKNAVDKAMQYSYRDRRVKKRTFRALWITRINAGARLHGLSYSQFMGKVKANNIELNRKVLADLAMNNPEAFKAVIEKVK; encoded by the coding sequence ATGCCAAGATCAGTAAATTCTGTAGCAAAAAGAGCCCGTAGAAAAAAGGTTCTAAAACAAGCAAAAGGTTACTTTGGACGTCGTAAAAACGTTTGGACAGTAGCAAAAAATGCGGTTGACAAAGCGATGCAATATTCGTACAGAGACCGTAGAGTAAAAAAGAGAACATTCCGTGCATTATGGATCACGCGTATTAACGCAGGAGCCCGTTTACATGGTTTATCTTATTCTCAATTTATGGGAAAAGTAAAAGCTAACAACATCGAATTAAACCGTAAGGTTTTAGCCGATTTAGCAATGAACAACCCTGAAGCTTTTAAAGCTGTTATCGAGAAAGTAAAATAA
- the rpmI gene encoding 50S ribosomal protein L35, whose protein sequence is MPKMKTKSSAKKRFKLTGTGKLKRKHAFKSHILTKKSKKRKLALRHDTLVHKADESNIKTMLRLK, encoded by the coding sequence ATGCCTAAAATGAAAACAAAATCTAGTGCTAAAAAGCGTTTCAAGCTTACAGGTACTGGTAAATTAAAAAGAAAGCACGCTTTTAAGAGTCACATCTTAACAAAGAAATCTAAAAAGCGTAAGCTAGCTCTGCGACATGATACATTAGTACATAAAGCAGACGAAAGTAACATTAAAACCATGTTGCGTTTAAAATAA
- the infC gene encoding translation initiation factor IF-3 has product MNSKITAQKLRLVGDNVEIGIYTKGDAMRIADTQGLDLVEISPNAEPPVCKVMDYKKFLYEQKKRDKALKSKATKVTIKEIRFGPQTDDHDYAFKRKHAEKFLKEGAKLKAFVFFKGRSIIFKEQGQILLLRLAQDLEELGKVEQMPRLEGKRMTMFIAPKK; this is encoded by the coding sequence ATAAACTCTAAAATTACAGCACAAAAACTGCGTCTTGTAGGAGACAACGTGGAAATTGGTATTTATACCAAAGGTGACGCTATGCGAATAGCTGACACACAAGGACTAGATCTTGTAGAAATATCACCAAATGCTGAGCCCCCTGTTTGTAAGGTTATGGACTATAAAAAGTTTCTTTACGAACAAAAGAAGCGTGATAAAGCTTTAAAATCTAAAGCTACAAAAGTGACTATCAAAGAGATTCGTTTTGGACCTCAAACTGATGATCATGATTACGCATTTAAAAGGAAGCATGCCGAAAAATTCCTTAAAGAAGGCGCAAAACTAAAAGCTTTTGTGTTTTTTAAAGGACGTTCTATTATATTTAAAGAACAAGGCCAAATCCTGTTACTACGTTTAGCTCAAGATCTTGAAGAACTTGGAAAAGTAGAACAAATGCCAAGATTGGAAGGTAAACGTATGACAATGTTTATTGCACCCAAAAAGTAA
- the thrS gene encoding threonine--tRNA ligase, which produces MIHITLPDGSVKTFDENVTPMDVAKSISEGFARNVISANFNGTTIETVTPLTTDGSLVLYTWKDDAGKTAFWHSSAHVLAQAIEELYTDAKLTIGPAIDNGFYYDVDFGEHTVSEKDFKAIETKMLEIARGKHEFKMRSASKAEALELYKGNEFKTELIENLEDGTITFCDHSTFTDLCRGGHIPNTGIIKAVKILSVAGAYWRGDENKPQLTRVYATSFPKQKDLTEYLALLEEAKKRDHRKLGKELELFTFSQKVGQGLPLWLPKGAALRERLENFLKAAQKKAGYEMVITPHIGQKELYVTSGHYEKYGADSFQPITTPKEGEEFLLKPMNCPHHCEIYNSFQWSYKDLPKRYAEFGTVYRYEQSGELHGLTRVRGFTQDDAHIFCMPEQLDKEFKDVIDLVLYVFGSLGFENFTAQVSVRDPENPDKYIGDVANWEKAEQAIINAATDKGLDFVIETGEAAFYGPKLDFMVKDALGRKWQLGTIQVDYNLPERFDLSYKGSDNELHRPVMIHRAPFGSLERFVALLLEHTGGNFPLWLMPVQVIILSISEKYEKYSEKVLNLLENDEIRALVDHRNETIGKKIRESEMQKHPYMIIIGEQEEQEGKISVRQHGGADLGMISVEDFSQIIKEDIKKTLKTF; this is translated from the coding sequence ATGATACATATTACATTACCTGACGGCAGCGTGAAAACGTTTGATGAGAACGTGACACCTATGGATGTTGCGAAAAGTATTAGCGAAGGGTTTGCTAGAAACGTGATTTCGGCAAATTTTAATGGTACAACTATTGAAACTGTTACGCCTTTGACGACGGATGGTTCGCTGGTTTTATATACTTGGAAGGACGATGCAGGGAAAACTGCATTTTGGCATAGTTCGGCTCACGTTTTAGCTCAAGCTATTGAAGAGTTATATACTGATGCAAAGTTAACGATTGGACCTGCTATTGATAATGGGTTTTATTATGATGTAGATTTTGGCGAGCATACAGTTTCGGAAAAGGACTTTAAGGCTATTGAAACCAAGATGTTGGAGATTGCTCGTGGAAAACATGAATTTAAAATGCGTTCGGCTAGCAAAGCGGAGGCTTTAGAGTTATATAAAGGAAACGAATTTAAAACGGAACTTATTGAAAACTTAGAGGATGGCACCATTACATTTTGCGATCACTCAACGTTTACAGATCTATGCCGTGGCGGACATATACCAAATACCGGGATTATAAAAGCTGTTAAAATTTTAAGTGTTGCTGGTGCTTATTGGAGAGGTGATGAAAATAAACCACAATTAACTCGTGTTTACGCAACATCGTTCCCGAAACAAAAGGACCTTACTGAATATTTAGCTTTACTTGAAGAGGCTAAAAAACGCGATCATAGAAAACTTGGTAAAGAATTAGAGTTGTTTACGTTTTCGCAAAAAGTTGGCCAAGGTTTACCGCTTTGGTTACCAAAAGGTGCTGCTTTACGTGAACGCTTAGAAAACTTTTTGAAAGCTGCACAAAAGAAAGCGGGTTACGAAATGGTAATTACACCACATATTGGACAAAAGGAACTTTATGTTACTTCTGGGCATTATGAAAAATATGGAGCTGATAGTTTCCAACCGATAACTACCCCTAAAGAAGGTGAAGAGTTTTTACTTAAACCCATGAACTGCCCACACCACTGTGAGATTTACAACAGCTTTCAATGGAGTTATAAAGATTTACCAAAGCGTTATGCTGAATTTGGTACCGTTTATAGATATGAACAAAGTGGTGAACTGCATGGTTTAACCCGTGTTAGAGGTTTTACTCAAGATGATGCACACATATTTTGTATGCCAGAACAATTGGATAAAGAATTTAAAGATGTTATTGATTTAGTTCTTTATGTTTTTGGTTCTTTAGGTTTTGAAAATTTTACGGCTCAAGTTTCTGTAAGAGATCCTGAAAATCCCGACAAATATATTGGTGATGTTGCCAATTGGGAAAAAGCAGAGCAAGCAATTATTAATGCAGCTACTGATAAAGGATTAGATTTTGTTATTGAAACTGGTGAGGCTGCTTTTTACGGCCCAAAGCTAGATTTTATGGTTAAAGATGCCTTAGGAAGAAAGTGGCAATTAGGTACTATTCAGGTAGATTACAACCTTCCCGAACGGTTTGATTTATCGTATAAAGGCAGTGATAACGAGCTTCACCGCCCTGTTATGATACACCGAGCTCCCTTTGGTAGTTTAGAGCGTTTTGTGGCATTATTATTGGAACATACAGGAGGAAACTTCCCGCTTTGGCTTATGCCTGTGCAGGTAATTATTTTGTCTATTAGTGAGAAATATGAAAAATACTCCGAAAAAGTTTTAAATCTCCTAGAAAATGACGAAATTCGCGCCCTTGTAGACCATAGAAATGAAACTATTGGGAAGAAGATTAGAGAATCTGAAATGCAAAAACACCCGTATATGATTATTATAGGGGAACAAGAAGAGCAAGAAGGCAAAATATCTGTACGCCAACACGGCGGAGCAGATTTAGGAATGATTTCCGTTGAAGACTTCTCTCAGATAATAAAAGAAGATATTAAAAAGACGTTAAAAACGTTTTAA
- a CDS encoding T9SS type A sorting domain-containing protein codes for MIFTVCQFSIGQQGLYISSEGFLQNNNAVISVVNGDFVNASKTALNGGTLQMIGLDGNSHRIELNNENTFDYLELYGSSSFELDGQLMLNREIFMNDTSSFIMNTGSSIIIGSTAEIVGESNTNTITGADDTYIKTTRNHTADITNDFGLIGVVTYTGSTSMGSTEVFRRYGTFDISENPTVKRYYEINPTINSGLDIEAHFYLSHIDLNGLQRSNLAAFRSTDNGVTFTKEGGTTETFYHSVSNIEAFSIWTFADASTLNIDEYDANPISIFPNPASHSITMYTNKNQAITSVELYDVTGKNMIMKLLSNKNTLNVSHLSNGIYLLKIFTETTSITKKLVVKK; via the coding sequence TTGATATTTACGGTGTGCCAATTTTCAATTGGGCAGCAAGGGCTTTATATTTCTTCGGAAGGATTTCTCCAAAACAACAATGCTGTCATTAGCGTGGTGAATGGTGATTTTGTAAACGCAAGTAAAACGGCGTTAAATGGCGGTACACTTCAAATGATAGGTTTGGATGGAAACTCCCATCGCATCGAATTAAACAATGAAAACACCTTTGATTATTTGGAACTTTATGGCAGTTCTTCTTTTGAACTTGATGGTCAATTAATGCTAAACAGAGAAATTTTCATGAATGATACCTCTAGTTTTATAATGAACACTGGTAGTTCTATCATCATTGGCTCAACAGCAGAAATTGTTGGCGAATCCAACACCAACACCATCACTGGGGCAGATGACACTTATATTAAAACCACAAGAAACCATACGGCTGACATAACCAATGATTTTGGCCTTATAGGTGTAGTAACTTATACAGGAAGCACCTCCATGGGAAGTACCGAGGTATTTAGACGTTATGGTACTTTTGACATTAGTGAAAACCCTACGGTTAAACGATATTATGAAATTAACCCCACTATTAATTCAGGTTTAGATATAGAGGCGCATTTCTATCTTTCACACATTGATTTAAATGGACTACAACGTTCAAATCTTGCAGCCTTTAGAAGTACTGACAATGGTGTGACGTTTACCAAAGAAGGCGGTACTACAGAAACCTTCTATCATTCCGTATCCAATATTGAGGCCTTTTCAATCTGGACTTTTGCCGATGCCTCCACTTTAAATATCGACGAATATGATGCTAACCCTATTTCAATATTCCCAAATCCAGCATCTCATAGCATCACCATGTATACAAATAAAAATCAGGCAATAACTTCCGTAGAGCTCTATGATGTTACAGGCAAGAACATGATTATGAAACTACTATCAAATAAAAACACATTAAATGTGTCCCATTTGTCAAATGGCATCTATCTTTTAAAAATATTCACAGAAACTACAAGTATTACAAAAAAATTAGTCGTTAAAAAATAA
- a CDS encoding T9SS type A sorting domain-containing protein — MTTQKLYVITTLLLIANQLNAQYVGGIDDGSDKSALHGSRLSGEIASFTVLYQGSSGDGFDNEQNQVVLSNSNFEIYNGNVGDGFSQNVAALVLNGNALKSLYSGRYGDGYTKEDYQTILNGQNLSMLYSGNIGDGATYTTKENLFLKGFMLQLFNGGNGDGYASLLSSNNYLNGLMLTLYSGGNGDGFAVNKLTSALTLDLIEQLLEMNVLIYPNPASQIVHIKPDNGVTITSIELYDVSGKKMFSELSNENTIDISNLSDGIYLLNMFSEKGSVTKKLIVKNK, encoded by the coding sequence ATGACAACTCAAAAATTATATGTAATAACTACATTATTATTAATAGCAAATCAACTAAACGCGCAATATGTTGGTGGAATAGATGATGGCAGCGATAAATCCGCGCTTCATGGCAGTAGGCTTTCTGGTGAAATAGCCTCCTTTACCGTGCTCTATCAAGGTAGCTCCGGAGATGGTTTCGATAACGAACAAAACCAAGTCGTATTATCAAATTCAAATTTTGAAATTTATAACGGAAATGTTGGTGATGGATTTTCGCAAAATGTAGCCGCTTTAGTACTTAATGGGAATGCATTAAAAAGTTTATATAGTGGAAGATATGGTGATGGATATACCAAAGAAGATTACCAAACCATTCTAAATGGTCAAAACTTAAGCATGCTTTATTCGGGTAATATTGGAGATGGTGCAACTTATACTACAAAAGAAAATTTATTTCTAAAAGGGTTTATGCTCCAACTTTTTAATGGTGGTAATGGTGATGGTTATGCAAGCTTATTAAGTTCTAATAACTATCTAAACGGGCTAATGCTAACACTTTATAGTGGAGGTAACGGAGATGGTTTTGCGGTAAACAAATTGACCTCGGCACTTACTCTAGATTTAATCGAGCAACTTTTGGAGATGAATGTTTTAATTTATCCAAATCCGGCAAGTCAAATTGTTCACATTAAGCCTGATAACGGGGTTACGATAACTTCAATTGAACTTTATGATGTTTCAGGAAAGAAAATGTTTAGTGAGCTATCTAATGAAAACACAATCGATATTTCAAATCTTTCTGATGGGATCTATCTTTTAAATATGTTTTCTGAAAAAGGTTCAGTAACTAAAAAATTGATTGTAAAAAATAAATAA